In Thermococcus sp. CX2, the following are encoded in one genomic region:
- a CDS encoding MFS transporter, with amino-acid sequence MHKPNHESWFYSFVPFKVSAGGTAPLIPILTLEVGGGPTEVGVVNAVGSLASMLGGLFWGKLSDRLNRRKAFLILGFLGSAIATFFFSLARTVHQVMLINAVYTFFIAATIPIPILIITKTFRLEDWDHAIGRFNEIGGWAWVAGMVIGLLVVSVADLRELFVMFGIIGLFSVPLGLKTIREIPLHLNRHILGAYFGYVIEKFRYLPNMITHLPRFSTGGVGELYISSLLFWVGAMLYFSQFPVLLKANGFGTFTIYAMSIVNSAVSAFMYTRVGRSIKQNGGKSALFKGLSLRAFAFSLLALSTVSEGRSFIFLAAVSYFLAGYTWSFISISTTSLISRNAPPKKRGALIGTYNLISSLGAIAGNFLSGVITSTLGFTVNFTIASLLLLLSIIPLGKGARGLKA; translated from the coding sequence ACCGAAGTCGGAGTGGTGAACGCCGTCGGAAGTCTCGCCTCAATGCTGGGCGGGCTCTTCTGGGGAAAGCTAAGTGACAGGCTCAACAGACGAAAGGCATTCCTAATACTGGGTTTTCTTGGTTCGGCCATTGCAACGTTCTTCTTTTCCCTTGCCCGTACCGTGCATCAGGTCATGCTCATCAACGCAGTTTATACCTTCTTCATCGCGGCCACCATCCCGATACCCATCCTCATCATCACCAAAACATTTCGGCTGGAGGACTGGGACCACGCCATTGGAAGATTCAACGAGATAGGTGGCTGGGCATGGGTGGCGGGAATGGTAATAGGCCTGCTGGTGGTTAGTGTCGCAGACCTAAGGGAGCTCTTCGTGATGTTCGGAATCATCGGGCTCTTCTCGGTCCCACTGGGGCTGAAAACTATCAGGGAAATTCCGCTGCACCTTAACAGGCATATTCTCGGAGCATACTTTGGCTACGTCATAGAGAAGTTCCGGTATCTCCCAAACATGATAACACACCTACCGCGCTTTTCAACGGGCGGTGTTGGGGAACTCTACATTTCCAGCCTCCTTTTCTGGGTAGGGGCCATGCTGTACTTCAGCCAGTTTCCAGTTCTGCTAAAGGCCAACGGCTTTGGAACGTTCACAATCTACGCGATGAGCATAGTGAACTCTGCGGTCTCGGCCTTCATGTACACCCGGGTTGGGAGGAGCATAAAACAGAACGGGGGGAAGAGCGCACTGTTCAAGGGGCTTTCGCTCAGGGCCTTCGCATTTTCCCTGCTGGCCTTATCAACCGTTTCTGAAGGGAGATCATTCATTTTCCTGGCGGCGGTTTCCTACTTCCTCGCGGGTTACACCTGGTCCTTCATCAGCATTTCAACGACCTCTCTAATCTCCCGGAACGCCCCGCCTAAGAAAAGGGGAGCACTCATTGGGACCTACAATCTAATAAGCTCTCTCGGAGCGATAGCTGGAAACTTCCTGAGCGGAGTCATAACCTCGACCCTCGGGTTCACGGTGAACTTTACGATAGCATCGCTTCTGCTTCTGTTGTCAATTATTCCTCTAGGGAAAGGGGCGAGAGGATTAAAAGCCTAA
- a CDS encoding iron-containing alcohol dehydrogenase, whose translation MFRLKTKIVEGDGSLSYLSKAAKGHERVLILSSSSMKRHGFLEEAEDYVRDAGAEVFSIVGLPAEPSVEVIEEFLPKVREFNPDLLVALGGGSVIDTTKALKVFYDAPDVEFEEIAFIDRFSKPKPVPKLKTPLIAIPSTSGAGSEVSAASVLKKGGIKYNIVTPEIAPDIAILDPRLPRMMPAEVARNSGLDVLVHGIEAYTTKTANPFSDAMAINAIKIVYKWLPLSVKGDAEARAKVHYAATMAGIAFLNARLGLCHAMSHKAAWIGPHGLLNAIFLPYVMEFNMRSDYARKRYAEIARELGFSSAKELVEVVKELNEMLGVPKLSELVDEETFVSRVEEMAEKAYRDGLIAFNPVEPKPEEIRELYLKAFYGE comes from the coding sequence ATGTTCCGGCTGAAGACGAAGATAGTTGAGGGGGATGGGAGCCTGAGCTACCTCTCCAAGGCTGCAAAGGGTCACGAGCGCGTTTTAATCCTTTCATCAAGCTCGATGAAGAGACACGGCTTTCTAGAGGAGGCCGAGGACTACGTGAGGGACGCTGGAGCAGAGGTTTTCTCGATAGTGGGCCTTCCAGCCGAGCCGAGTGTGGAAGTCATCGAGGAGTTCCTACCGAAGGTAAGGGAGTTTAACCCGGATCTTCTGGTGGCATTAGGTGGCGGAAGCGTCATAGACACTACCAAGGCGCTGAAGGTCTTCTACGACGCTCCGGATGTTGAGTTCGAGGAGATAGCCTTCATCGACCGCTTTTCCAAGCCGAAGCCCGTGCCGAAGCTCAAAACACCGCTGATAGCCATACCCTCCACCAGTGGAGCCGGCAGCGAGGTTTCGGCCGCGAGCGTTCTCAAGAAGGGTGGCATAAAGTACAACATCGTTACTCCGGAGATAGCACCAGATATAGCCATCCTCGATCCCCGCTTGCCCAGAATGATGCCGGCTGAAGTGGCGAGGAATTCCGGTTTGGACGTCTTGGTGCATGGAATAGAGGCCTACACGACGAAGACAGCCAACCCCTTCAGCGACGCGATGGCGATAAATGCGATAAAGATCGTCTACAAGTGGCTGCCGCTCTCCGTGAAGGGCGATGCGGAGGCGAGGGCAAAGGTCCACTACGCGGCGACCATGGCAGGGATAGCGTTTCTCAACGCACGCCTCGGCCTCTGCCATGCCATGAGCCACAAGGCTGCTTGGATAGGTCCCCACGGCCTGCTCAACGCGATATTCCTGCCCTACGTGATGGAGTTCAACATGAGGAGCGACTACGCGAGGAAGCGCTACGCGGAGATAGCGAGGGAGCTGGGCTTCTCAAGCGCCAAAGAGTTAGTGGAAGTCGTTAAGGAGCTAAACGAGATGCTCGGCGTTCCGAAGCTGAGCGAGCTGGTTGACGAAGAAACTTTCGTGAGCAGGGTCGAGGAGATGGCGGAGAAGGCCTACCGCGACGGGCTGATAGCCTTCAACCCGGTGGAGCCCAAGCCTGAGGAGATAAGGGAGCTCTATTTGAAGGCCTTCTACGGGGAGTGA